Proteins found in one Magnolia sinica isolate HGM2019 chromosome 5, MsV1, whole genome shotgun sequence genomic segment:
- the LOC131245791 gene encoding uncharacterized protein LOC131245791 isoform X1, translating into MGWSYPDISLEDLLSLVKGFVDIIILASGYQSSGLPAVWDAENIKKAIRWGLFFEDVFGRLCSLDDYQDSVKEFNSALLELKANPYFPQGLAHLSSATLTKARDFVLRHLLQPLRFRDAHLSALLTAAIETDLDELSKMGHDCLNVYIDKLMQQIKSLNLIPGKMNLVKDSMTSDPTVDFMSKDQAVHDTVINPNGQNDAVMDLRVPLVVSNIKTNEDMRDHSSFMIEELLQRQTAMSHVSSAEKCLDVLAEILTKKTWVRYDDNSSEEPLCSAVVKKEKLMGFDLWNQWRTRNLSYLLDNKTIRLVSGAKLIFSAPKVQWLQVFESLKVSNEAQNDDLLEIIELSLLGLISRRWSGVVEYFMSVSYDIVPISKQYYDVHHLLEDRSELLHSNELTLNSKEHDILEYVTTMLIAQPHQLWKLTPILAAAAIPSRSTLFRLYLSELGKQVKGDSSTVRCCTCTQDGKEHNNWKGGFGLSSLMWRAWGLPKPGLSPYLNSSHIGEIAERIWCLYAFHIKGSLKNGL; encoded by the exons ATGGGTTGGTCATATCCAGACATTTCACTGGAAGATCTCTTGAGTCTTGTAAAAGGCTTTGTAGATATCATAATTCTCGCTTCTGGTTACCAATCTTCCGGTCTTCCTGCtgtttgggatgcagaaaatatcAAGAAAGCGATCCGATGGGGTCTCTTCTTCGAAGAC GTGTTTGGGCGCTTATGCAGCTTAGATGATTACCAAGACTCTGTGAAGGAATTCAACTCAGCTCTACTGGAACTGAAGGCCAACCCTTATTTCCCTCAG GGCCTTGCACATCTGTCTTCTGCAACTCTTACTAAAGCAAGAGATTTTGTTTTAAGACATCTGCTCCAACCCCTACGATTTAGAGATGCACATCTCAGTGCTCTTCTGACAGCAGCTATTGAGACGGATCTTGACGAACTCAGTAAAATGGGACATGATTGCCTCAATGTATATATTGACAAGTTGATGCAGCAGATAAAATCACTAAATCTCATTCCAGGAAAGATGAATTTAGTAAAGGATTCTATGACTTCAGATCCGACGGTTGATTTCATGTCCAAAGATCAAGCTGTGCATGATACTGTTATTAATCCTAATGGTCAAAATGATGCTGTTATGGATCTAAGAGTTCCACTTGTTGTTTCAAATATTAAGACCAATGAAGACATGAGGGATCATTCGAGCTTCATGATTGAAGAGCTTTTGCAGAGGCAGACTGCAATGTCACATGTATCTTCAGCTGAGAAATGTTTGGATGTCCTTGCAGAGATTCTCACCAAGAAAACTTGGGTGCGCTATGACGACAACTCATCAGAAGAGCCATTGTGCTCTGCCGTTGT GAAAAAAGAGAAGTTGATGGGATTTGATCTCTGGAACCAGTGGAGAACAAGGAATCTCTCATATTTGCTTGACAATAAAACTATTAGATTGGTCTCGGGTGCCAAGTTGATCTTTTCTGCCCCCAAAGTTCAATGGCTTCAAGTGTTCGAGTCATTGAAAGTGTCAAATGAAGCTCAAAATGATGATTTGCTTGAAATAATC GAGCTCTCATTATTAGGTCTCATTTCAAGAAGATGGAGTGGTGTAGTTGAATACTTCATGTCTGTTTCATATGATATCGTCCCTATCTCTAAACAATATTATGATGTGCACCACTTGCTTGAGGATAGATCTGAGCTTCTTCATTCTAATGAGCTAACATTGAATTCCAAG GAACATGACATTCTTGAGTATGTGACTACAATGTTGATTGCTCAACCTCACCAGTTATGGAAATTAACTCCAATCCTTGCAGCGGCAGCAATTCCTTCAAG GTCAACCTTGTTCCGACTGTATTTGAGTGAGCTGGGGAAGCAGGTTAAAGGCGATTCTTCCACCGTCAG ATGCTGCACTTGCACCCAAGATGGAAAGGAGCACAACAACT GGAAAGGCGGCTTTGGCTTGAGCAGTCTGATGTGGAGGGCATGGGGCCTGCCAAAACCAGGATTAAGCCCCTATTTAAATTCTAGTCATATAG GTGAAATTGCTGAAAGGATTTGGTGCCTCTATGCCTTCCATATTAAAGGTTCCCTCAAAAATGGTTTATAA
- the LOC131245791 gene encoding uncharacterized protein LOC131245791 isoform X3 — protein MGWSYPDISLEDLLSLVKGFVDIIILASGYQSSGLPAVWDAENIKKAIRWGLFFEDVFGRLCSLDDYQDSVKEFNSALLELKANPYFPQGLAHLSSATLTKARDFVLRHLLQPLRFRDAHLSALLTAAIETDLDELSKMGHDCLNVYIDKLMQQIKSLNLIPGKMNLVKDSMTSDPTVDFMSKDQAVHDTVINPNGQNDAVMDLRVPLVVSNIKTNEDMRDHSSFMIEELLQRQTAMSHVSSAEKCLDVLAEILTKKTWVRYDDNSSEEPLCSAVVKKEKLMGFDLWNQWRTRNLSYLLDNKTIRLVSGAKLIFSAPKVQWLQVFESLKVSNEAQNDDLLEIIELSLLGLISRRWSGVVEYFMSVSYDIVPISKQYYDVHHLLEDRSELLHSNELTLNSKEHDILEYVTTMLIAQPHQLWKLTPILAAAAIPSRSTLFRLYLSELGKQVKGDSSTVR, from the exons ATGGGTTGGTCATATCCAGACATTTCACTGGAAGATCTCTTGAGTCTTGTAAAAGGCTTTGTAGATATCATAATTCTCGCTTCTGGTTACCAATCTTCCGGTCTTCCTGCtgtttgggatgcagaaaatatcAAGAAAGCGATCCGATGGGGTCTCTTCTTCGAAGAC GTGTTTGGGCGCTTATGCAGCTTAGATGATTACCAAGACTCTGTGAAGGAATTCAACTCAGCTCTACTGGAACTGAAGGCCAACCCTTATTTCCCTCAG GGCCTTGCACATCTGTCTTCTGCAACTCTTACTAAAGCAAGAGATTTTGTTTTAAGACATCTGCTCCAACCCCTACGATTTAGAGATGCACATCTCAGTGCTCTTCTGACAGCAGCTATTGAGACGGATCTTGACGAACTCAGTAAAATGGGACATGATTGCCTCAATGTATATATTGACAAGTTGATGCAGCAGATAAAATCACTAAATCTCATTCCAGGAAAGATGAATTTAGTAAAGGATTCTATGACTTCAGATCCGACGGTTGATTTCATGTCCAAAGATCAAGCTGTGCATGATACTGTTATTAATCCTAATGGTCAAAATGATGCTGTTATGGATCTAAGAGTTCCACTTGTTGTTTCAAATATTAAGACCAATGAAGACATGAGGGATCATTCGAGCTTCATGATTGAAGAGCTTTTGCAGAGGCAGACTGCAATGTCACATGTATCTTCAGCTGAGAAATGTTTGGATGTCCTTGCAGAGATTCTCACCAAGAAAACTTGGGTGCGCTATGACGACAACTCATCAGAAGAGCCATTGTGCTCTGCCGTTGT GAAAAAAGAGAAGTTGATGGGATTTGATCTCTGGAACCAGTGGAGAACAAGGAATCTCTCATATTTGCTTGACAATAAAACTATTAGATTGGTCTCGGGTGCCAAGTTGATCTTTTCTGCCCCCAAAGTTCAATGGCTTCAAGTGTTCGAGTCATTGAAAGTGTCAAATGAAGCTCAAAATGATGATTTGCTTGAAATAATC GAGCTCTCATTATTAGGTCTCATTTCAAGAAGATGGAGTGGTGTAGTTGAATACTTCATGTCTGTTTCATATGATATCGTCCCTATCTCTAAACAATATTATGATGTGCACCACTTGCTTGAGGATAGATCTGAGCTTCTTCATTCTAATGAGCTAACATTGAATTCCAAG GAACATGACATTCTTGAGTATGTGACTACAATGTTGATTGCTCAACCTCACCAGTTATGGAAATTAACTCCAATCCTTGCAGCGGCAGCAATTCCTTCAAG GTCAACCTTGTTCCGACTGTATTTGAGTGAGCTGGGGAAGCAGGTTAAAGGCGATTCTTCCACCGTCAG GTGA
- the LOC131245791 gene encoding uncharacterized protein LOC131245791 isoform X2 — translation MGWSYPDISLEDLLSLVKGFVDIIILASGYQSSGLPAVWDAENIKKAIRWGLFFEDVFGRLCSLDDYQDSVKEFNSALLELKANPYFPQGLAHLSSATLTKARDFVLRHLLQPLRFRDAHLSALLTAAIETDLDELSKMGHDCLNVYIDKLMQQIKSLNLIPGKMNLVKDSMTSDPTVDFMSKDQAVHDTVINPNGQNDAVMDLRVPLVVSNIKTNEDMRDHSSFMIEELLQRQTAMSHVSSAEKCLDVLAEILTKKTWVRYDDNSSEEPLCSAVVKKEKLMGFDLWNQWRTRNLSYLLDNKTIRLVSGAKLIFSAPKVQWLQVFESLKVSNEAQNDDLLEIIELSLLGLISRRWSGVVEYFMSVSYDIVPISKQYYDVHHLLEDRSELLHSNELTLNSKEHDILEYVTTMLIAQPHQLWKLTPILAAAAIPSRSTLFRLYLSELGKQVKGDSSTVRCCTCTQDGKEHNNCEIAERIWCLYAFHIKGSLKNGL, via the exons ATGGGTTGGTCATATCCAGACATTTCACTGGAAGATCTCTTGAGTCTTGTAAAAGGCTTTGTAGATATCATAATTCTCGCTTCTGGTTACCAATCTTCCGGTCTTCCTGCtgtttgggatgcagaaaatatcAAGAAAGCGATCCGATGGGGTCTCTTCTTCGAAGAC GTGTTTGGGCGCTTATGCAGCTTAGATGATTACCAAGACTCTGTGAAGGAATTCAACTCAGCTCTACTGGAACTGAAGGCCAACCCTTATTTCCCTCAG GGCCTTGCACATCTGTCTTCTGCAACTCTTACTAAAGCAAGAGATTTTGTTTTAAGACATCTGCTCCAACCCCTACGATTTAGAGATGCACATCTCAGTGCTCTTCTGACAGCAGCTATTGAGACGGATCTTGACGAACTCAGTAAAATGGGACATGATTGCCTCAATGTATATATTGACAAGTTGATGCAGCAGATAAAATCACTAAATCTCATTCCAGGAAAGATGAATTTAGTAAAGGATTCTATGACTTCAGATCCGACGGTTGATTTCATGTCCAAAGATCAAGCTGTGCATGATACTGTTATTAATCCTAATGGTCAAAATGATGCTGTTATGGATCTAAGAGTTCCACTTGTTGTTTCAAATATTAAGACCAATGAAGACATGAGGGATCATTCGAGCTTCATGATTGAAGAGCTTTTGCAGAGGCAGACTGCAATGTCACATGTATCTTCAGCTGAGAAATGTTTGGATGTCCTTGCAGAGATTCTCACCAAGAAAACTTGGGTGCGCTATGACGACAACTCATCAGAAGAGCCATTGTGCTCTGCCGTTGT GAAAAAAGAGAAGTTGATGGGATTTGATCTCTGGAACCAGTGGAGAACAAGGAATCTCTCATATTTGCTTGACAATAAAACTATTAGATTGGTCTCGGGTGCCAAGTTGATCTTTTCTGCCCCCAAAGTTCAATGGCTTCAAGTGTTCGAGTCATTGAAAGTGTCAAATGAAGCTCAAAATGATGATTTGCTTGAAATAATC GAGCTCTCATTATTAGGTCTCATTTCAAGAAGATGGAGTGGTGTAGTTGAATACTTCATGTCTGTTTCATATGATATCGTCCCTATCTCTAAACAATATTATGATGTGCACCACTTGCTTGAGGATAGATCTGAGCTTCTTCATTCTAATGAGCTAACATTGAATTCCAAG GAACATGACATTCTTGAGTATGTGACTACAATGTTGATTGCTCAACCTCACCAGTTATGGAAATTAACTCCAATCCTTGCAGCGGCAGCAATTCCTTCAAG GTCAACCTTGTTCCGACTGTATTTGAGTGAGCTGGGGAAGCAGGTTAAAGGCGATTCTTCCACCGTCAG ATGCTGCACTTGCACCCAAGATGGAAAGGAGCACAACAACT GTGAAATTGCTGAAAGGATTTGGTGCCTCTATGCCTTCCATATTAAAGGTTCCCTCAAAAATGGTTTATAA